In Betta splendens chromosome 3, fBetSpl5.4, whole genome shotgun sequence, the genomic window CACCCAGACGTTAGCCAAAGCTAGCTAGCGACATCAACAACAAGGGATTAGCTAACGCGTTAACTAGCTAAATAGCTGTTAGCGGATATATTTTATGAGAGCACCCTATAAGAGTTCGCTAATCGTGTTAGCCGTTAGTTAAGCCAATGCTAATGGCTGGCGAATAAAAGGCGTTAGGCGTCTACGTGCGTTGTGTGTAACAGGTGGCTGTGATGGAGCACACTACGGAGTGTAACCCGCTAATGCTGCAGGAGTTTTCACCGACCTTTATACGAGAATCATGAGCTGTTGAATTCTACAAATGAGCTGTTTAACACGTGGTCCTTTTTGTAGATTAGACAGACAGCTGATGTTTGCTGGTTAGTCAATGGGGCTGTTTGACAAGCTGGCAGGATGGTTGGGCTTAAAGAAGGAGGTGAATGTTCTTTGTCTTGGTCTCGACAACAGTGGAAAGACCACGATCATCAACCAACTGAAGCCCACCAATGTAAGTCtgtgtgtgacgtcaccacTATGGCCAGTGTCAAGAGGAAACTTCAAGTCGCATGAATTATGCACATCACAGCTCTTATTCCTCTCCTACAGGCCCAAGCTCAAGACATTGTCCCAACCATTGGCTTCAGCATAGAGAAGTTCAAAACATCCAGGTATCTGGTTCACAGTGTAAAGACAGGACATTCCGTTAATTAAGCAGTTAATTTATAATCTAGCTGGTACTTATTTTCCCTTCCTTTCTCGTAGCCTTTCCTTCACCGTGTTTGACATGTCCGGTCAAGGCCGATACAGGAACCTCTGGGAACATTACTACAAGTGGGTTTGTGTATTTACTATGGGTCTTTTAACACTTTACCATCTTGACTGTTGTTGGTAATATTTCTCATCTCCTTGTTCGTTCCAGGGAAGGCCAGGCTATCATATTTGTCATTGATAGTGCAGACAAACTGAGGATGGTAGTGGCTAAAGAAGAGCTAGACACGTTGTTAAATCATCCGGGTACTGTCCGTATTCATTCAAAACAATTTTGGCCTTTTGCTTGAAAGCGTTTGAAGAAACATTTTACCCTGCTCCATGAATATGAAATACAAAGAGCCTTATAAATGCTTTTGAGAATTTCAGTACTTGGAGTGAATGAAAACTATTTTGTCCGACTCActtacagacattaaacacagGAGGATCCCTATCCTGTTCTTTGCTAACAAGATGGATGTCAGGGATGCTCTGTCTTCAGTCAAGGTCTCACAGCTGCTATGTTTGGAGAACATCAAAGACAAACCGTGGCACATCTGGTATGAACGGAAAGCTGTActtgtgcattttcttattatGCTTACATTCCAGTACATCTAAGGTGTCACTACTCTCAAGCATCTTAAAACACACAGAGTCTGTTGACTTAGTTTGACAGCATGCTTTATCCCTTTAGCCTTGCTTATTTGGATTAGACAGCTGATTACTTTAAACAAGCTGGATGTAATAGTGTCTATGTTAAATCTTTAGGGCAATAATTTGTTATGgtacactaatagtttatgTTTAGATTACACAATACATAAGGACTTTTAATTTGCTGCACCAAATTTCAATAaagctttcaaataaaagcctttGTATAAAGTGTACATTCACttacatgttactgtatgttttttagCGCAACTAATGCCCTGAAAGGAGAAGGTCTGCAGGAAGGAGTTGACTGGTTACAAGGTAGGATCAAAGTTCACATGAAGTAAagtttttgttgtcttttaagGTAATAGCATTGTTTCCTGATTAAGGATAGAaactagatttttttttttctcatttgaaTATGAGTCTTGTCTCATTGCTTATATGCATCTGATGTGCTGCACATCACATCTGCAGTCTTTTGCATCACATCAacaacattttcttttatttttgttgtgtttaatgctCCCATTCAAACATTTCCATAGATCAAATCATGCAGTGAGTACTGAGTGTATTTTTAGTGCTGTGTGGTATAgtgtgttatactgtatggtacatactgtatggtgtTTTGTGGTTGTACAACATTTGTTAATGAGACTTTAGTAGGTGAGTGAGCCCCTGGAACTTTATTCCCGAAAGTTAAGTTTCAGCTTTTTCTCCTGCATTGTTTGAATTAAGTGTGTCTCATTTACATTAGTGGTGCTGGTCCATATCAGTTTCAGAACCACTCCATCTAAACAATCGCCTGTCAAATGCTTTCAGCCTTTTCTGTGGAAAACAACAGTAGTTACTTGGACTTCACACAGTTTACTGTATCAATGTAATTTACAGTGGTGGATATAAACACATGGTCATTAACAACCTTTCTTTTACTTTTCCAGAT contains:
- the arl6 gene encoding ADP-ribosylation factor-like protein 6; translated protein: MGLFDKLAGWLGLKKEVNVLCLGLDNSGKTTIINQLKPTNAQAQDIVPTIGFSIEKFKTSSLSFTVFDMSGQGRYRNLWEHYYKEGQAIIFVIDSADKLRMVVAKEELDTLLNHPDIKHRRIPILFFANKMDVRDALSSVKVSQLLCLENIKDKPWHICATNALKGEGLQEGVDWLQDQIKTMRT